The following coding sequences lie in one Aspergillus luchuensis IFO 4308 DNA, chromosome 8, nearly complete sequence genomic window:
- a CDS encoding uncharacterized protein (COG:S;~EggNog:ENOG410Q22Z;~TransMembrane:4 (i29-49o61-84i105-123o206-227i)), whose protein sequence is MMSPTEQVLVYGRTLNPEYESLDMLDLTAGLDTVFAALILFFFVAVNWHALTSGISFGAKLLAAVFSPLEFLVACVDAFKRWIVQSQMGRRLSDLRNWYFPARRPIAMISRVYVTIVTLMWTSQDLLTPGYHVLYGMVDGMGSAGWDHWEYCLNLDRGSPAGRWSSSRRLQGFHCDGVDLGVELFSVWEDYIPTFSVGDDIEHLQIFRFVCSVLALASILAGAVIAIRHSSPVKAIETLCSWTRSKSKNGPEDEAQHQDTALLEQVGLLSARIGTYEAMLDEVRGQLAAKTEQTNGMEVRFDELRSRNQMLVARCEEDKVAQQESLIAGLRQELDRVNCRLIMANGRARGAQYKSDSREQTLTNRVAELEEQLARKTDEANANSRGIIESLQADLNNRTDELNAMARRLEAVEALAERTCDIEKLRVTEEEVLRKDAEISRLQELLLVQEQQSYERARELSAVEDQLSKKEVVIQNLGVRIRAYEAAPQVQATEPNAAEIRSLKEQLQFFQAQCHTQAAQLGEAAAQVHALQAKLEEYTDVLERLRIAEAQHVKLVAEGHAKQEEIDFMSQKYDMLFDDNYELLEQHEKLKSAFKGDEAAQEILELRAEIESLKSALDGNSAVQEALNLRVEVNAVKAVAEEKVREAEAKATEAEQKMMEAEGVANFLRQADEGHRKTMKSLKDAYDKEVERYDDEVAAERAAAEEARKQVKGLQEELKEMSRQVGIASRDAQRFREQKEGTEAERDKLTGVNDVLEHRLKFWENSESMQTIPKRRTGDLGSLATALDEARVEISRQQTEINDLRAKLQAQTESAASAASAPSDQALQDSVNRLRQAMEVEKRQRTEDQVRWGRQVQELQQENQRLRVSISSAGLGRGRGRGRGRGG, encoded by the coding sequence ATGATGTCTCCTACGGAACAAGTCCTCGTGTACGGAAGGACCTTGAACCCGGAGTACGAGTCATTAGACATGCTCGACTTGACTGCAGGACTGGACACCGTCTTTGCAGCTCttattctcttctttttcgtcGCCGTAAACTGGCACGCCCTCACCTCTGGCATCTCGTTCGGGGCCAAGCTGCTTGCAGCTGTGTTCTCTCCCCTCGAATTCCTCGTCGCGTGCGTTGACGCGTTCAAGAGATGGATAGTCCAGAGCCAGATGGGTCGTCGCCTTTCCGACCTCCGTAACTGGTATTTCCCTGCTCGTCGTCCCATCGCCATGATCTCGCGGGTTTATGTCACAATCGTCACTTTGATGTGGACGAGTCAAGATCTTCTGACGCCCGGCTACCATGTCTTGTATGGCATGGTTGATGGTATGGGATCCGCAGGCTGGGACCACTGGGAGTACTGCCTGAACCTGGATCGTGGTTCTCCGGCAGGCCGGTGGTCCAGCAGTCGGCGGCTCCAGGGATTCCATTGTGACGGAGTCGACCTCGGCGTGGAGTTGTTTTCTGTCTGGGAAGACTACATCCCAACGTTCAGCGTTGGAGATGATATTGAACACCTCCAGATTTTCCGTTTCGTCTGTTCCGTTTTGGCCCTCGCCAGCATTCTTGCCGGGGCTGTTATCGCTATCCGTCATTCTTCTCCTGTCAAGGCCATTGAGACGCTTTGCAGCTGGACACGTTCGAAGTCAAAGAACGGTCCTGAAGATGAGGCACAGCACCAAGATACAGCGTTGCTCGAGCAAGTTGGACTTCTTTCGGCCAGGATTGGCACGTACGAAGCAATGCTGGACGAGGTACGAGGCCAGCTGGCCGCCAAAACCGAGCAGACGAACGGAATGGAGGTGCGCTTTGACGAACTCCGGTCGAGAAATCAAATGCTGGTTGCACGTTGCGAAGAGGACAAGGTTGCCCAGCAAGAGAGTCTGATCGCCGGTCTTCGTCAAGAGCTAGATCGGGTCAACTGTCGCCTCATAATGGCTAACGGAAGAGCGCGGGGGGCGCAGTACAAGTCTGACTCACGGGAGCAGACTCTCACCAACCGTGTCGCCGAGCTAGAGGAGCAGCTGGCTCGCAAGACTGATGAAGCGAATGCCAACTCTCGCGGCATTATTGAATCGCTTCAAGCAGACCTCAACAATCGGACCGATGAGCTCAACGCCATGGCGCGCCGTCTAGAAGCCGTTGAAGCTCTGGCCGAGAGGACCTGCGACATTGAAAAGCTCCGTGTgacagaggaggaggttctcCGCAAGGATGCAGAGATCTCTAGACTCCAGGAACTACTTCTGGTTCAGGAGCAGCAGTCTTACGAGCGGGCGAGGGAACTTAGCGCCGTCGAAGACCAGCTTTCCAAGAAAGAAGTTGTGATCCAGAACCTGGGCGTAAGAATCCGGGCCTACGAGGCAGCACCCCAGGTGCAGGCCACGGAGCCTAACGCCGCAGAGATCCGGTCCCTGAAAGAACAACTTCAGTTTTTCCAGGCACAGTGTCACACGCAAGCAGCACAACTCGGAGAGGCAGCAGCACAAGTGCATGCTCTGCAGGCCAAGCTCGAAGAGTACACCGACGTGCTGGAGCGGCTCCGGATCGCAGAGGCCCAGCACGTAAAGCTGGTGGCAGAGGGTCACGCAAAGCAAGAAGAGATCGACTTCATGTCGCAGAAGTACGATATGCTGTTTGACGATAACTACGAGCTTCTTGAACAGCatgagaagctgaagagtgCGTTCAAGGGGGACGAGGCTGCCCAGGAAATCCTGGAGCTGCGGGCCGAGATCGAGTCTCTTAAATCTGCGTTGGATGGGAACAGCGCGGTCCAGGAGGCCCTGAATCTCCGGGTGGAGGTCAACGCGGTGAAGGCGGTCGCCGAAGAGAAGGTGAGGGAAGCCGAGGCGAAGGCGACAGAAGCcgagcagaagatgatggaggctGAGGGGGTCGCGAATTTTCTCCGGCAAGCCGACGAAGGGCATCGCAAGACAATGAAAAGTCTCAAAGACGCCTACGATAAGGAGGTGGAGAGATACGATGACGAGGTCGCGGCGGAACGTGCGGCTGCCGAGGAGGCTCGGAAGCAGGTGAAGGGCCTGCAGGAGGAACTCAAGGAGATGTCGCGGCAAGTCGGCATCGCCTCCAGGGATGCTCAGCGTTTCCgggagcagaaggagggtACCGAGGCGGAGAGGGACAAGCTCACGGGCGTCAATGACGTCCTTGAGCACCGTCTGAAGTTTTGGGAGAACAGCGAGAGTATGCAAACGATCCCCAAGCGCCGTACGGGCGACTTGGGGTCTCTTGCGACGGCTCTGGACGAGGCCAGGGTCGAAATCTCCAGGCAGCAGACCGAAATCAACGATCTGCGTGCCAAACTCCAAGCTCAGACGGAGTCCGCCGCCTCAGCCGCTTCTGCTCCCTCCGACCAGGCCCTTCAAGACAGCGTCAACCGTTTGCGACAAGCCATGGAGGTCGAGAAAAGACAGCGAACCGAGGACCAGGTTCGCTGGGGCCGGCAGGTCCAAGAGTTGCAGCAGGAAAACCAGCGGCTGCGGGTTTCCATCTCCAGCGCCGGCCTGGGTCGCGGCCGCGGTCGTGGCCGAGGCCGAGGGGGTTGA
- a CDS encoding uncharacterized protein (TransMembrane:1 (i65-89o)) yields MGDPVLHSTISTNCSTFFHASPLHYHTIPPTLLFSRVDCSASDPQGVRLFPVNCRSFLLQTTSSFLIPIVADISSLSLSLSLSLSPVLISNCDRCCNRSSTRQDPPSPILARSPYPLKLAANVAVQASP; encoded by the coding sequence ATGGGCGACCCCGTTCTTCATTCCACCATTTCCACCAATTGCTCCACATTCTTCCATGCAAGCCCCCTCCATTATCATACAATCCCGCCAACTCTCTTATTTTCTCGCGTGGATTGCTCGGCTTCTGACCCTCAAGGGGTTCGCCTTTTCCCTGTGAACTGTCGTTCGTTTCTACTCCAAACTACCTCGTCTTTCCTTATTCCCATTGTGGCCGATATttcgtctctttctctgtctctctctctctccctctctcctgtGCTTATCAGCAATTGCGATCGGTGTTGTAACCGCAGCAGCACGCGCCAGgaccccccttcccctatCTTGGCACGTTCGCCCTACCCACTGAAGCTAGCCGCCAACGTCGCAGTTCAAGCGTCACCTTAA
- a CDS encoding uncharacterized protein (COG:S;~EggNog:ENOG410PJ21;~InterPro:IPR031606;~PFAM:PF16944;~TransMembrane:3 (i37-59o79-100i224-257o);~go_component: GO:0005887 - integral component of plasma membrane [Evidence IEA];~go_function: GO:0015079 - potassium ion transmembrane transporter activity [Evidence IEA];~go_process: GO:0071805 - potassium ion transmembrane transport [Evidence IEA]) produces the protein MFCSGDREKGPVALEEQWDYINLDDFKSESCLSPFSYFFLYVFLLISIAVYGVDTFTAVNLLAFSRWAGQIEPAIPFKISRWIFAVCIIISFALLIYRWLRAIRAIRSGSIAQSYLDSLAVRVQSIRMGSNGRGWRRFLVFGELTKSKKGAEYVALFAYFAFESWLSTLFADGPRQVVNAITLYSVMQMDLLPGGSNTTDEGGSGASQFFDNMKVLAEDNTERAVVLIGMLFTLVIWVLSMLKLILAVVLYLIFLFHHIPSEDGSLKAYCKRKINSRLTRIVRRKVNKALAKGVALQDRKPTNPNMGLDKRPTLPSLGAGDDDKTPVVTTISRTTTQTTLPAYSSRPGTAAPDRKPTLPDVGAFNDKPGLSRTMTESSAYSDAASLSGSTAVSAYSPLDRHGTPAPPVPPVPPLPKHGPAPMPRSQTPRMPQNFNQAPPQPGYNSPMERSSPAPSMPRTQTPMSRSDFNPAPRLPGQQPGPVPRLQTPVSRQGFTPTPPAPGYGPIDRASPAPQIPRTQTPVSNYTSGPGYSQVDHASPAPQVFRNQTPVSRSNHTPAPGYGPNVPGTRGPGEGYRPFETYQPQHDPYGPPSSTPFRPYSLAIDPNTRSLTPASAFPGERAAARTFSPFNQPGAAPYPAQENEYPPRSFSPATSNGLRSQAASPADALGRKFSPVNAANGDGYVAFSPVANTSPSPFASHAISAHDGYSHESSYDHPEPQDYDMPYSSYSSHEEPESGYVAFSPAANAPRSPFASDAISAHHEANHEHLDHLDHAMPRDYSSHEEPESGYAAFNPAAKPSSSDLNHASPFEDHDESHIDAAHESTGRPNSESHETSQQPDNYVAYTPSAGNESPFEGHAETHENVEMHTGADVADNSYEHRVSNESHDVLQSHYNHGNPTTSSRKSSDSENSLQGHHEQATAEQMHGLEVRPISPLTLGDLTHANDGYATFNPSVTSPARTETEHRPSNYHTQTSATVENPFGYSDLHETRPSEGYRAFSPSVRSPATPTLPSIAPYEHHGQSPSRTMSPQGETSHVKPYRPDYI, from the exons ATGTTTTGTTCTGGAGACAGGGAGAAAGGGCCCGTGGCCTTGGAGGAACAGTGGGATTACATT AACCTCGATGACTTCAAATCAGAGTCCTGCCTATCCCCGTTCTCatacttctttctctacGTCTTCCTTCTTATCTCTATAGCCGTGTACGGAGTCGACACCTTTACCGCCGTCAATCTTCTTGCTTTCTCACGATGGGCGGGCCAAATTGAGCCTGCGATTCCTTTCAAAATATCGCGATGGATCTTCGCCgtttgcatcatcatctctttcGCCCTCTTGATCTACCGATGGTTGCGCGCCATTCGTGCAATCCGCTCCGGGAGTATCGCTCAGAGCTACCTCGACTCTCTCGCTGTGCGCGTTCAAAGTATTCGAATGGGAAGCAACGGTCGCGGTTGGAGGCGATTCCTCGTGTTCGGCGAGTTAACCAAAAGTAAGAAGGGCGCTGAATACGTCGCCCTCTTCGCATACTTTGCTTTTGAAT CTTGGCTGAGCACTCTTTTTGCCGACGGCCCACGACAGGTCGTTAACGCCATTACCCTATACTCAGTGATGCAAatggatcttcttcccggAGGCAGCAACACAACCGACGAGGGCGGGTCCGGAGCTTCGCAATTCTTTGACAACATGAAGGTGCTGGCGGAGGATAATACCGAACGTGCGGTTGTCCTGATCGGAATGCTGTTTACCCTGGTCATATGGGTCTTGTCAATGCTCAAATTGATCCTGGCTGTCGTACTCTAccttatctttctcttccaccATATCCCTTCGGAGGATGGGTCATTGAAGGCTTATTGCAAACGAAAGATTAACAGCCGGCTCACTCGTATTGTCCGGAGGAAAGTCAACAAAGCTTTGGCTAAAGGCGTGGCCTTGCAAGATCGGAAACCAACCAATCCAAACATGGGTCTAGACAAACGGCCTACTCTTCCCTCACTGGGtgctggcgatgatgacaaGACACCTGTTGTCACCACGATCTCGCGCACTACCACACAAACCACTCTCCCGGCTTACTCTTCACGTCCTGGGACAGCTGCTCCGGATCGCAAACCCACCTTGCCAGATGTTGGCGCATTCAATGATAAACCTGGATTGAGCCGAACAATGACCGAATCTTCAGCATATTCTGATGCGGCTTCGTTGTCAGGAAGCACCGCGGTGTCAGCATACAGCCCACTGGATCGGCATGGTACGCCGGCGCCACCAGTGCCACCAGTGCCACCACTTCCGAAGCACGGCCCTGCCCCGATGCCACGCTCCCAGACTCCAAGGATGCCACAGAACTTCAACCAAGCGCCTCCGCAACCGGGATACAATAGTCCAATGGAGCGGTCATCACCGGCGCCATCTATGCCGCGCACCCAGACACCGATGTCACGTTCAGACTTCAACCCTGCGCCTCGTCTGCCCGGTCAGCAGCCGGGGCCCGTACCGCGTTTGCAGACTCCAGTATCGCGGCAAGGGTTTACACCCAcacctccagctcctggatACGGCCCGATTGACAGGGCGTCTCCAGCGCCCCAAATACCACGAACACAAACACCCGTTTCAAACTACACCTCAGGCCCCGGGTACAGCCAGGTTGACCATGCCTCGCCGGCACCGCAAGTTTTTCGCAACCAAACACCCGTGTCACGTTCCAATCATACACCAGCTCCTGGATATGGGCCAAACGTCCCCGGAACACGAGGTCCTGGCGAAGGGTACAGACCATTTGAAACATACCAACCTCAACACGATCCTTATGGTCCTCCATCTAGCACTCCTTTCCGTCCATACAGTCTGGCAATTGATCCAAACACTCGTTCTCTAACTCCCGCGTCTGCCTTCCCTGGTGAAAGAGCAGCAGCCCGAACATTCTCACCCTTCAACCAGCCTGGCGCAGCCCCCTATCCAGCTCAAGAAAATGAATACCCGCCGCGGTCGTTCAGTCCTGCTACTTCTAATGGCCTTCGCTCTCAAGCCGCTTCCCCCGCCGATGCACTGGGCAGGAAGTTCTCACCAGTCAATGCAGCTAATGGGGACGGCTATGTGGCGTTCAGTCCTGTAGCCAATACGTCACCCTCGCCTTTTGCTAGCCACGCCATTTCCGCACACGATGGATACAGCCATGAATCTAGCTATGATCATCCGGAACCTCAGGACTATGACATGCCATACAGCTCCTATAGCTCACATGAAGAGCCTGAGAGTGGTTATGTGGCGTTCAGTCCTGCAGCCAATGCGCCGCGCTCGCCCTTTGCTAGCGACGCAATCTCGGCACACCACGAAGCCAACCATGAACATCTAGATCACCTGgaccatgccatgccacGTGACTATAGCTCGCATGAAGAGCCTGAGAGTGGCTATGCTGCATTCAATCCCGCTGCTAAACCATCGTCCTCCGACTTAAACCATGCTTCTCCGTTCGAAGATCATGACGAATCGCATATCGATGCCGCCCATGAGTCCACAGGAAGACCAAATTCGGAGTCCCACGAAACGTCGCAACAGCCTGATAACTATGTTGCTTACACACCTTCCGCTGGAAATGAGTCCCCTTTCGAGGGACATGCTGAGACGCATGAGAACGTCGAAATGCATACCGGCGCCGACGTGGCGGACAACTCGTACGAACACCGTGTGTCCAATGAATCGCATGATGTGCTACAGTCCCACTACAACCATGGTAATCCTACCACTTCGTCCAGGAAGTCTTCCGATTCCGAAAACTCTTTACAAGGACACCACGAACAAGCGACTGCAGAGCAGATGCATGGATTAGAGGTCAGGCCAATTTCTCCGCTGACCTTGGGCGACTTGACGCATGCCAATGATGGCTATGCAACTTTCAACCCCTCCGTCACCTCGCCTGCGCGAACCGAGACCGAACATAGACCTTCAAATTACCACACGCAAACAAGTGCGACTGTCGAGAACCCATTTGGGTACTCCGACCTCCATGAAACAAGACCCTCTGAAGGGTACAGGGCCTTTAGTCCTTCCGTGAGGTCACCCGCTACACCCACACTCCCAAGCATCGCGCCATATGAACATCATGGCCAATCGCCATCAAGGACAATGTCCCCTCAAGGCGAGACTTCGCACGTGAAGCCATATCGGCCGGATTACATTTAA
- a CDS encoding putative alpha-amylase (CAZy:CBM20;~CAZy:GH13;~COG:G;~EggNog:ENOG410PGMM;~InterPro:IPR034836,IPR006047,IPR017853,IPR015340, IPR013783,IPR013780,IPR013784,IPR002044;~PFAM:PF00686,PF00128,PF09260;~SECRETED:SignalP(1-24);~go_function: GO:0003824 - catalytic activity [Evidence IEA];~go_function: GO:0004556 - alpha-amylase activity [Evidence IEA];~go_function: GO:0005509 - calcium ion binding [Evidence IEA];~go_function: GO:0030246 - carbohydrate binding [Evidence IEA];~go_function: GO:2001070 - starch binding [Evidence IEA];~go_process: GO:0005975 - carbohydrate metabolic process [Evidence IEA];~go_process: GO:0016052 - carbohydrate catabolic process [Evidence IEA]) — protein MRVSTSSIALAVSLFGKLALGLSAAEWRTQSIYFLLTDRFGRTDNSTTATCNTGDQIYCGGSWQGIINHLDYIQGMGFTAIWISPITEQLPQDTSDGEAYHGYWQQKIYNVNSNFGTADDLKSLSDALHARGMYLMVDVVPNHMGYAGNGNDVDYSVFDPFDSSSYFHPYCLITDWDNLTMVQDCWEGDTIVSLPDLNTTETAVRTIWYDWVADLVSNYSVDGLRIDSVEEVEPDFFPGYQEAAGVYCVGEVDNGNPALDCPYQKYLDGVLNYPIYWQLLYAFESSSGSISNLYNMIKSVASDCSDPTLLGNFIENHDNPRFASYTSDYSQAKNVLSYIFLSDGIPIVYAGEEQHYSGGDVPYNREATWLSGYDTSAELYTWIATTNAIRKLAISADSDYITYANDPIYTDSNTIAMRKGTSGSQIITVLSNKGSSGSSYTLTLSGSGYTSGTKLIEAYTCTSVTVDSNGDIPVPMASGLPRVLLPASVVDSSSLCGGSGNTTTTTTAATSTSKATTSSSSSSAAATTSSSCTATSTTLPITFEELVTTTYGEEVYLSGSISQLGEWDTSDAVKLSADDYTSSNPEWSVTVSLPVGTTFEYKFIKVDEGGSVTWESDPNREYTVPECGSGSGETVVDTWR, from the exons ATGAGAGTGTCGACTTCAAGTATTGCCCTTGCTGTGTCCCTTTTTGGGAAGCTGGCCCTTGGGCTGTCAGCTGCAGAATGGCGCACTCAATCCATCTACTTCCTTTTGACGGATCGGTTCGGTAGGACGGACAATTCGACTACAGCTACGTGCAATACGGGTGACCAA ATCTACTGTGGTGGAAGTTGGCAAGGAATTATCAACCAT CTGGACTATATCCAGGGCATGGGATTCACAGCTATCTGGATCTCGCCTATCACTGAGCAGCTACCCCAGGATACTTCGGATGGTGAAGCCTACCATGGATACTGGCAGCAGAAGAT ATACAATGTGAACTCCAACTTCGGCACGGCAGATGATCTGAAGTCCCTCTCCGATGCTCTTCACGCCCGCGGAATGTACCTCATGGTCGACGTCGTCCCTAACCACATG GGCTACGCAGGTAACGGCAACGATGTGGATTACAGCGTCTTCGACCCCTTCgactcctcctcctacttCCATCCATACTGCCTCATCACAGATTGGGACAACTTGACCATGGTCCAAGACTGTTGGGAGGGTGACACCATCGTGTCTCTGCCAGATCTGAACACCACGGAAACCGCCGTGAGAACCATTTGGTACGATTGGGTAGCCGACCTGGTATCCAACTACTCAG TCGACGGCCTCCGTATCGACAGtgtcgaagaagtcgaacCCGACTTCTTCCCGGGCtaccaagaagcagcaggagtCTACTGCGTCGGTGAAGTCGACAACGGCAACCCTGCTCTCGACTGCCCATACCAAAAATATCTAGATGGTGTTCTCAACTATCCCAT CTACTGGCAACTCCTCTACGCCTTTGAATCCTCCAGcggcagcatcagcaacCTCTACAACATGATCAAATCCGTCGCCAGCGACTGCTCCGATCCGACCCTCCTGGGCAACTTTATCGAAAACCACGACAACCCCCGCTTCGCCTC CTACACATCCGACTACTCCCAAGCCAAAAACGTCCTCAGctacatcttcctctccgacgGCATCCCCATCGTCTACGCCGGCGAAGAACAGCACTACTCCGGCGGCGACGTGCCCTACAACCGCGAAGCTACCTGGCTATCAGGCTACGACACCTCCGCGGAGCTCTACACCTGGATAGCCACCACAAACGCGATCCGGAAACTAGCTATCTCAGCAGACTCGGACTACATTACTTACGCG AACGACCCAATCTACACAGACAGCAACACCATCGCGATGCGCAAAGGCACCTCCGGCTCCCAAATCATCACCGTCCTCTCCAACAAAGGCTCCTCCGGAAGCAGctacaccctcaccctcagcGGAAGCGGCTACACGTCCGGCACGAAGCTCATCGAAGCGTACACCTGCACGTCCGTGACGGTGGACTCGAACGGGGATATCCCTGTGCCGATGGCTTCGGGATTACCTAGAGTTCTCCTCCCTGCTTCGGTGGTTGATAGTTCTTCGCTTTGTGGGGGGAGTGGTAACACAACCACGACCACAACTGCTGCTACCTCCACATCCAaagccaccacctcctcttcttcttcttctgctgctgctactacttcttcatcatgcaCCGCAACaagcaccaccctccccatcacctTCGAAGAACTCGTCACCACTACCTACGGGGAAGAAGTCTACCTCAGCGGATCTATCTCCCAGCTCGGAGAGTGGGATACGAGTGACGCGGTGAAGTTGTCCGCGGATGATTATACCTCGAGTAACCCCGAGTGGTCTGTTACTGTGTCGTTGCCGGTGGGGACGACCTTCGAgtataagtttattaaggTCGATGAGGGTGGAAGTGTGACTTGGGAAAGTGATCCGAATAGGGAGTATACTGTGCCTGAatgtgggagtgggagtggggaGACGGTGGTTGATACGTGGAGGTAG
- a CDS encoding uncharacterized protein (COG:G;~EggNog:ENOG410PGZK;~InterPro:IPR020846,IPR011701,IPR036259;~PFAM:PF07690;~TransMembrane:12 (i145-164o170-191i203-225o231-255i267-286o292-321i341-362o368-391i403-421o433-457i469-492o540-559i);~go_function: GO:0022857 - transmembrane transporter activity [Evidence IEA];~go_process: GO:0055085 - transmembrane transport [Evidence IEA]), producing the protein MAVSASSPDPLDANIDERTPLNSSAQHATPSANTPDYSSITKGLTSDVHSSHGSDEERPLINPPESSGKDVTALTSISTVIGVLLLGEFISNADATLVMAATGRISSEFNRLRDASWLSTAYTLGLCAAQPMYGKLSDIYGRKPLLLWAYFLFGVGCVISGIGPEMATVILGRAISGIGGAGIMAMGSIIITDIVPRRDVAHWRAYINIAMTLGRSAGGPVGGWLTDTIGWRWSFIIQGPLAAVAALLVVWKLKLAHPVTEKSVRRVDFLGTFLLATGIITSTVIMDQAGQSFAWASLSTAILATLSLSAFVAFVLVELYVAPEPIFELRMLRKPNVTPSYLIGSLQITAQVGMMFSVPLYFQVTSKASATVAGGHLVPAVIGNTLGGLIAGAFIRRTGQFKVLLILAGLVASVAYLLLFLRWNGHTGFWESLYIIPGGMGTGFCSAAAFVSMTAFLMPQEVAMATGGYFLLFSFAMTAGVTVTNSLLGTVFKRQMEQHLTGPGAKKIIERALSDTSYINGLQGHVRDVVVKGYVAGLRYTYLFSLVLSLLGLVLAWTVRKHQL; encoded by the exons ATGGCCGTCTCAGCTTCTAGTCCAGATCCGCTGGACGCGAATATCGATGAAAGAACGCCCCTGAATTCTTCGGCGCAGCATGCGACTCCCAGTGCAAACACCCCGGATTACAGCAGCATAACAAAAGGGCTCACTAGCGACGTGCACAGCAGCCATGGTAGTGATGAGGAACGGCCGTTGATCAACCCACCCGAGTCGTCTGGGAAAGATGTGACGGCTTTGACCAGTATAAGTACCGTGATTGGTGTGTTGTTGCTGG GTGAATTCATCTCCAACGCGGACGCAACACTAGTCATGGCGGCAACAGGCAGAATCTCCTCTGAGTTCAATCGACTGCGCGATGCGAGTTGGCTATCAACGGCATACACCCTGGGATTATGCGCTGCTCAACCGATG TACGGGAAGCTGAGTGACATCTACGGTCGCAAGCCACTGCTTCTTTGGGCGTACTTTCTCTTCGGCGTGGGATGTGTTATCAG CGGCATTGGTCCAGAGATGGCGACTGTTATATTAGGGCGTGCAATCAGCGGGATTGGGGGTGCTGGAATAATGGCGATGGGATCTATCATTATAACAG ATATTGTTCCCCGACGGGATGTTGCCCATTGGCGGGCGTACATCAACATCGCGATGACTCTGGGTCGTAGCGCAGGAGGCCCAGTGGGCGGATGGCTAACTGATACAattggatggagatg GTCGTTTATCATCCAGGGGCCCTTAGCCGCTGTGGCAGCTTTATTGGTGGTATGGAAACTCAAGCTCGCCCATCCAGTCACTGAGAAGAGCGTCCGCCGTGTCGACTTTCTTGGAACGTTTCTTCTTGCCACTGGTATAATCACAAGCACAGTTATTATGGACCAGGCAGGACAGTCCTTCGCATGGGCATCACTGTCAACGGCAATCCTCGCTACTCTCAGTCTGTCAGCATTCGTCGCCTTCGTTCTTGTTGAACTCTATGTAGCTCCCGAACCGATCTTCGAACTTCGCATGCTGCGGAAGCCGAATGTGACGCCCAGTTACCTGATCGGATCGCTGCAGATCACCGCCCAAGTTGGAATGATGTTCTCCGTGCCGCTATATTTTCAGGTGACATCGAAAGCCTCAGCCACCGTAGCTGGAGGGCATCTAGTTCCCGCCGTGATCGGGAACACGCTTGGAGGCTTGATCGCGGGAGCCTTCATCCGTCGCACCGGCCAATTCAAGGTCCTCTTGATTCTTGCCGGTCTTGTTGCGTCTGTTGCATATCTactccttttcctccgctGGAACGGTCACACTGGATTCTGGGAGTCTTTGTACATTATTCCCGGTGGTATGGGTACTGGTTTCTGCTCGGCGGCTGCTTTCGTCAGTATGACGGCGTTTTTGATGCCGCAGGAAGTGGCCATGGCGACAGGAGGGTATTTCCTACTCTTCAGCTTCGCCATGACGGCTGGTGTGACTGTCACCAACAGTCTGCTGGGGACTGTTTTCAAGCGCCAGATGGAGCAGCATCTGACTGGTCCAGGGGCCAAGAAG ATCATCGAGCGCGCGCTGTCCGATACGAGCTATATCAATGGCTTGCAGGGTCATGTCCGAGATGTAGTGGTAAAGGGATATGTGGCTGGTCTCCGCTACACTTATC TATTTTCCCTCGTCCTTTCGCTTCTAGGATTGGTCCTTGCATGGACGGTCCGAAAACACCAGCTGTAA